In the Devosia sp. SL43 genome, one interval contains:
- a CDS encoding amino acid ABC transporter substrate-binding protein, with translation MKLSKLLLAAGLFASLATPSFAQTALDAIKTAGAIRIGTEGTYAPFTYHDASGALVGFDVEIGQAIAKHLGVEAQFVEGPWDGLIAGIDANRYDVVINQVGINADRQAKYDFSEPYIASKAALIVRGDNTDITSFESLAGKTSAQSLTSNFGKLAEGYGAELVGTEGFDQSIALVIQGRADATINDSLSFFDFKKQQPDADVKVVATADDADFSGVLLAKGKPELLAAINEALTAIKADGTYAEISQKYFGEDVSQ, from the coding sequence ATGAAACTCTCGAAACTGCTGCTGGCCGCCGGCCTGTTCGCCAGCCTGGCGACCCCGAGCTTCGCACAGACCGCCCTTGACGCCATCAAGACCGCAGGCGCCATCCGCATCGGCACCGAAGGCACCTATGCGCCCTTCACCTACCACGACGCCAGCGGCGCTCTGGTCGGTTTCGACGTCGAGATCGGCCAGGCAATCGCCAAGCACTTGGGCGTCGAGGCGCAGTTCGTCGAAGGCCCTTGGGATGGTCTAATCGCCGGCATCGACGCCAACCGCTACGACGTCGTCATCAACCAGGTCGGCATCAACGCCGACCGCCAGGCCAAGTACGACTTCTCCGAGCCCTACATCGCCTCCAAGGCCGCCCTGATCGTCCGTGGCGACAATACCGATATCACCAGCTTCGAAAGCCTGGCCGGCAAGACGTCGGCCCAGTCGCTCACCAGCAATTTCGGCAAGCTCGCCGAAGGCTATGGCGCCGAACTGGTCGGCACCGAAGGCTTCGATCAGTCGATCGCTCTCGTCATCCAGGGTCGCGCCGACGCCACCATCAATGACAGCCTGTCCTTCTTCGACTTCAAGAAGCAGCAGCCCGATGCCGATGTGAAGGTCGTCGCCACCGCCGATGATGCCGACTTCTCCGGCGTATTGCTGGCCAAGGGCAAGCCCGAACTGCTGGCCGCCATCAACGAAGCGCTGACCGCCATCAAGGCCGACGGCACCTATGCCGAGATTTCGCAGAAATACTTCGGCGAAGACGTCTCGCAGTAA
- a CDS encoding RluA family pseudouridine synthase, whose amino-acid sequence MTEDSSLEFEGDEVEVVVDADMAGGRLDAVLARVHSVLSRSRIKDLILEGAVSINGRTVSEPNYRLSVGETIVLLAPPPEDAEPHPEDIPLDILFEDDQLIVVNKPVGMVVHPAPGSPDGTLVNALLFHCGDSLQGIGGVKRPGIVHRLDRDTSGVMVAAKTETAHKHLSAQFADHGRTGPLHRAYIAFVWGTTETAKGTVVAPLGRDQNNRLKQTVRKDGREAITHYAVEARFGDEGWDITRVQCQLETGRTHQIRVHMAHIGHPLVADTVYASGYATKINRLPPEVAGPIQALGRQALHAAELGFEHPVTGEEMFFEAPLPEDLQALEEALGDFNKAFAR is encoded by the coding sequence ATGACCGAAGATAGCTCACTGGAGTTCGAGGGCGACGAAGTCGAAGTCGTGGTCGATGCCGACATGGCCGGCGGGCGGCTCGATGCCGTGCTGGCCAGGGTGCACAGCGTGCTGAGCCGCAGCCGGATCAAGGATTTGATCCTCGAAGGCGCGGTCAGCATCAACGGCAGGACCGTCAGCGAGCCCAATTACCGGCTTAGTGTGGGCGAGACAATCGTCCTTCTTGCCCCACCCCCCGAAGATGCCGAACCGCATCCGGAAGATATCCCGCTCGATATCCTGTTCGAGGACGACCAGTTGATCGTGGTCAACAAGCCAGTCGGCATGGTGGTGCATCCGGCGCCGGGCTCGCCCGACGGGACGCTGGTCAATGCGCTGCTGTTCCATTGCGGCGACAGTCTGCAGGGTATTGGCGGCGTCAAGCGCCCGGGGATCGTGCATCGGCTGGACCGGGATACGTCTGGCGTGATGGTGGCGGCGAAGACGGAGACGGCGCATAAGCATCTGTCGGCGCAGTTTGCCGATCATGGTCGCACCGGGCCGCTGCATCGGGCGTACATCGCCTTTGTCTGGGGCACGACCGAGACGGCTAAGGGAACGGTGGTGGCGCCGCTGGGCCGCGACCAGAACAACCGGCTCAAGCAGACCGTCCGCAAGGATGGGCGCGAGGCGATTACCCATTACGCCGTCGAGGCGCGTTTTGGCGACGAGGGCTGGGACATTACGCGGGTGCAGTGCCAGCTTGAGACCGGGCGCACGCATCAGATCCGCGTGCATATGGCCCATATCGGTCATCCGTTGGTCGCCGATACGGTCTATGCTTCGGGCTATGCCACCAAGATCAACCGGCTGCCGCCGGAGGTTGCCGGACCGATCCAGGCGTTGGGACGGCAGGCTCTGCATGCGGCTGAACTGGGGTTCGAGCACCCTGTGACGGGCGAGGAGATGTTCTTCGAGGCGCCATTGCCTGAGGACCTGCAGGCGCTGGAAGAGGCGCTTGGAGATTTCAACAAGGCGTTTGCGCGGTAG
- a CDS encoding DUF2934 domain-containing protein, whose translation MHSINDDDIRDRAYALWVEQGSPEGREQEFWYQAERELSEEGGLDTSEEAAEVTQPTPPAGTLAR comes from the coding sequence ATGCACAGCATCAATGACGACGATATCCGCGACCGCGCCTACGCCCTCTGGGTCGAACAGGGCTCGCCCGAGGGGCGCGAGCAGGAGTTCTGGTACCAGGCCGAGCGCGAGCTGAGCGAGGAGGGCGGGCTGGATACTTCGGAGGAGGCCGCCGAGGTGACGCAGCCGACGCCGCCGGCGGGGACCTTGGCCCGCTAG
- a CDS encoding DUF6476 family protein, with translation MSNPNETGAAEQKPDAPLTPEAIAMLGKARRSFGISIGILLLGFMAIGIALVYRVMRDAPPPAVAETVTVPAGAEVVSAVVSEGAINVTYTINGVTTLALFDQTTGELTRSVVIGEE, from the coding sequence ATGAGCAATCCTAACGAAACTGGTGCAGCCGAACAAAAGCCGGATGCGCCACTGACGCCCGAAGCCATTGCCATGCTGGGAAAGGCCCGCCGTTCGTTCGGTATCTCGATCGGCATCCTGTTGCTGGGCTTTATGGCGATTGGCATCGCCCTTGTCTATCGCGTGATGCGAGACGCCCCACCACCGGCCGTCGCGGAGACTGTCACCGTTCCTGCGGGAGCCGAGGTGGTATCGGCCGTGGTCAGCGAAGGCGCGATCAACGTCACCTATACGATCAATGGCGTGACGACACTGGCACTGTTCGATCAGACGACGGGTGAATTGACGCGCAGCGTGGTGATCGGGGAGGAGTAG
- a CDS encoding glutathione S-transferase N-terminal domain-containing protein, with product MADLSSFPITKLWPAANPDVIQLYSFPTPNGVKVSMMLEETGLAYEPHAVNITKNETWGPEYLALNPNGKIPAIIDPHGPGDKPLELFESGAILIYLAEKTGKFLSSDAATRYQTIQWVMFQMAAIGPMFGQVGFFHKFAGAAYEDKRPRDRYAAESKRLLGVLETRLEGRDWIMDDYSIADIATLGWVRNFIGFYDAGGLVDYASLKNVPAWLERGLARPAVQRGLDIPKRPS from the coding sequence ATGGCCGACCTTTCGAGCTTTCCCATCACCAAACTCTGGCCGGCGGCCAATCCTGACGTCATTCAGCTCTATTCGTTTCCGACGCCGAACGGGGTGAAGGTCTCGATGATGCTGGAAGAGACCGGGCTGGCCTATGAGCCGCATGCGGTCAATATCACCAAGAACGAGACCTGGGGTCCGGAATATCTGGCGCTCAATCCAAACGGCAAGATCCCGGCGATCATCGACCCGCATGGCCCTGGAGACAAGCCGCTGGAACTGTTCGAGTCGGGCGCTATCCTGATCTACCTGGCCGAGAAGACCGGCAAGTTTCTGTCATCGGATGCGGCGACGCGCTACCAGACCATCCAGTGGGTGATGTTCCAGATGGCGGCGATCGGGCCGATGTTCGGGCAGGTCGGGTTCTTCCACAAGTTTGCCGGTGCGGCCTATGAGGACAAGCGTCCCCGCGACCGATATGCCGCCGAGTCCAAGCGCCTGCTGGGCGTGCTGGAGACCCGTCTCGAAGGCCGCGACTGGATCATGGACGACTATTCCATCGCCGACATTGCGACGCTGGGCTGGGTGCGCAATTTCATCGGTTTCTACGATGCCGGCGGACTGGTGGACTATGCAAGCCTCAAGAATGTGCCGGCCTGGCTGGAACGTGGGTTGGCGCGTCCGGCAGTGCAGCGGGGGCTCGATATTCCCAAGCGCCCGAGCTGA
- a CDS encoding PRC-barrel domain-containing protein — MIRTLLTTTALSILLTAGVMAQDATTPADPAAPATTEAPADPAAPAATDPVAPAATEAAPVESGAMEETDINEPWDMSAGYTAADTDNLGSRLIGQPVFSTAGDDAEEIGNIDDLVFDESGQITAVVIGVGGFLGIGEKAVAVDFGMLEFTLAADNTERWVLPTTAEALTAAPDFVWEEDEPVDGAADGMTPADPAAPADAMAPADPAAAPATN, encoded by the coding sequence ATGATCCGCACCCTGCTGACCACTACCGCCCTTTCGATCCTGCTGACCGCAGGCGTCATGGCTCAGGACGCCACGACACCAGCCGATCCGGCTGCTCCGGCGACAACCGAGGCGCCTGCTGATCCGGCGGCACCCGCCGCCACCGACCCGGTGGCTCCTGCCGCTACGGAGGCTGCTCCGGTCGAATCCGGCGCCATGGAAGAGACCGACATCAACGAACCCTGGGACATGTCGGCCGGCTATACCGCCGCTGATACTGACAATCTTGGCTCGCGCCTGATCGGCCAGCCGGTCTTCTCGACCGCCGGTGATGATGCCGAGGAAATCGGCAATATCGACGATCTGGTCTTTGACGAAAGCGGTCAGATCACGGCTGTAGTCATCGGCGTCGGCGGCTTCCTGGGCATCGGCGAAAAGGCCGTCGCGGTTGATTTCGGCATGCTCGAATTTACCCTGGCTGCTGACAACACCGAGCGCTGGGTCCTGCCCACCACCGCCGAGGCCCTCACTGCCGCTCCAGACTTCGTCTGGGAGGAAGATGAGCCCGTCGACGGTGCGGCTGATGGCATGACTCCGGCCGACCCGGCTGCTCCTGCCGATGCGATGGCTCCAGCCGATCCGGCTGCGGCACCCGCAACCAACTAA
- a CDS encoding DUF1134 domain-containing protein: protein MFKRLALLLAMLAAFAAPVPSAFAQGSLSDTYSGEDLVENGKQFFGSASQGLASLVERAVSQFGLPNGYILGEDAGGALFAGARYGEGILYTRNAGEFNVYWQGPSIGFDVGGDGSKTMMLVYNLAQIQDVLGRFAGVDGSAYVVGGFGMTVIKRGNVVMVPIRSGVGARLGINVGYLKFTPEPTWNPF, encoded by the coding sequence ATGTTCAAGCGCCTCGCTCTTCTCCTTGCCATGCTGGCCGCATTCGCGGCACCGGTGCCATCAGCTTTCGCACAGGGGTCGCTGAGCGATACCTATTCGGGTGAGGATCTGGTCGAGAATGGCAAGCAGTTCTTCGGCTCCGCCTCGCAGGGGCTGGCCTCTTTGGTCGAGCGGGCGGTGAGCCAGTTCGGCCTGCCCAACGGTTATATCCTGGGTGAAGATGCCGGTGGTGCGCTGTTTGCCGGCGCCCGCTATGGCGAGGGCATTCTCTACACGCGCAATGCCGGCGAGTTCAACGTCTACTGGCAGGGGCCGTCCATCGGCTTCGACGTGGGTGGCGATGGCTCCAAGACCATGATGCTGGTCTATAATCTGGCGCAAATTCAGGATGTGCTCGGCCGCTTTGCCGGTGTCGATGGCTCGGCCTACGTGGTGGGCGGCTTCGGGATGACGGTGATCAAGCGCGGCAATGTCGTGATGGTGCCGATCCGCTCCGGTGTCGGCGCCCGCCTGGGGATCAATGTGGGTTATCTTAAGTTCACGCCTGAGCCGACCTGGAACCCCTTCTGA
- a CDS encoding GNAT family N-acetyltransferase, with protein MTTAILIVPPFSTLCNAAFALRREVFVWEQKVPEEEENDADDLTATHFVAIVAGEVVGTLRLIDKPEHIKIGRVAVRFSFRGQGIAKQLILVAMDHARMAGRDRFYLTAQSDKLAFYERLGFAAFGPEFQDGGMPHRAMRTYDRETAILTN; from the coding sequence ATGACCACCGCCATCCTCATCGTTCCGCCCTTCTCCACCCTCTGCAACGCTGCCTTCGCCTTGCGACGCGAGGTATTCGTCTGGGAGCAGAAGGTCCCCGAGGAAGAAGAGAACGATGCCGATGACCTGACGGCCACGCACTTTGTCGCCATCGTCGCCGGCGAAGTTGTCGGCACCCTCCGCCTCATCGACAAACCCGAACACATCAAGATCGGTCGCGTGGCCGTTCGGTTTTCCTTCCGCGGCCAGGGCATAGCCAAGCAGCTCATCCTTGTCGCCATGGATCACGCCCGCATGGCGGGTCGCGATCGATTTTACCTCACCGCCCAGTCCGACAAACTTGCCTTCTACGAACGGCTCGGCTTTGCCGCCTTCGGCCCGGAATTCCAGGACGGCGGCATGCCCCATCGCGCCATGCGAACCTATGACCGCGAGACGGCAATATTAACCAATTAG
- a CDS encoding PRC-barrel domain-containing protein: protein MRRLITASTLALLLTVPGIAQEATPIAPSTELERSGITTPTLLSEGYATGGSDILVTQLLGETVYSSAGEDAENIGTINNLVITSGLGVSAVVIGVGGFLGVGTKDVAVDFSQLEWAKGADGSRRWVLSTTAEALTAAPAFIWTDSEEVTGESAMTPAEEQDQLVEGDPNAAPVDPALTTDQAERPVISTPVDRSGFSEFDESGLTADDLRGIGVYGINDEQIGTIGDIITNPDLSFDAVIVDVGGFLGLGAKPVAVGFDNLTFSSDTFGNRYLFINASREELEAQAAYDPATYESDRDNQRMVITP, encoded by the coding sequence ATGCGCCGCCTGATTACCGCCTCCACTCTTGCCTTGCTGCTGACTGTGCCAGGCATAGCGCAGGAAGCCACCCCGATCGCGCCGTCGACCGAGCTGGAACGTAGCGGAATTACCACCCCGACCTTGCTGTCGGAAGGCTATGCCACCGGCGGCAGCGATATTCTGGTCACTCAGCTGCTCGGCGAGACTGTCTATAGCTCGGCGGGCGAGGATGCCGAGAACATCGGCACCATCAACAATCTCGTCATCACCTCCGGCTTGGGTGTCAGTGCCGTGGTCATCGGGGTCGGTGGCTTCCTCGGCGTGGGGACCAAGGACGTCGCTGTCGACTTCTCCCAGCTTGAATGGGCCAAAGGCGCCGACGGCTCCCGCCGCTGGGTGCTCAGCACCACCGCCGAAGCCCTGACAGCAGCGCCTGCCTTCATCTGGACCGACAGCGAGGAAGTCACCGGCGAGTCGGCCATGACCCCGGCGGAGGAACAGGACCAGCTTGTCGAAGGCGACCCGAACGCCGCGCCCGTAGATCCAGCCCTGACCACGGACCAGGCAGAGCGACCCGTCATCAGCACGCCCGTCGATCGCTCCGGCTTTTCCGAGTTCGACGAAAGCGGCCTGACCGCCGACGATCTGCGCGGCATTGGCGTCTATGGCATCAATGACGAACAGATCGGCACCATCGGCGATATCATCACCAATCCCGACCTGAGCTTCGATGCCGTCATCGTCGATGTCGGCGGCTTCCTCGGCCTGGGCGCCAAGCCGGTCGCCGTCGGCTTCGACAACCTCACCTTCTCCTCCGACACCTTCGGCAACCGCTACCTGTTCATCAACGCCTCACGCGAAGAGCTGGAAGCCCAGGCGGCCTACGATCCGGCCACCTATGAGTCCGACCGCGACAACCAGCGCATGGTAATCACGCCATAG
- the rpoH gene encoding RNA polymerase sigma factor RpoH yields MAQTNLPVLSAEGGLSRYLQEIRKFPMLEPDEEYMLAKRYKEHADPGAAQKLITSHLRLVAKIAMGYRGYGLPISEVISEGNVGLMHAVKRFEPEKGFRLATYAMWWIRAAIQEYVLRSWSLVKIGTTAAQKRLFFNLRKVKGQIAALDDGSLHPDQIAQIATTLNVTEADVVSMNARLSGDASLNSPMRADEGASEWQDWLVDDTPSQETTLGESEEYSERMGLLNNAMTVLNEREKAIFHARRLQENPATLEELAQQYDVSRERIRQIEVRAFEKVQDAVREAARSAA; encoded by the coding sequence ATGGCCCAGACAAATTTGCCGGTTCTTTCAGCCGAAGGTGGCCTTAGCCGCTACCTCCAGGAAATTCGCAAGTTCCCGATGCTGGAACCGGATGAAGAATACATGCTGGCCAAGCGCTACAAGGAACACGCCGATCCGGGCGCGGCCCAGAAGCTGATCACCAGCCATCTCCGCCTCGTCGCCAAGATTGCCATGGGGTATCGCGGCTACGGCCTGCCGATCTCGGAAGTTATTTCGGAAGGCAATGTGGGTCTGATGCATGCGGTCAAGCGCTTCGAGCCTGAAAAGGGCTTCCGCTTGGCTACTTATGCGATGTGGTGGATCCGCGCGGCGATACAGGAATATGTCCTGCGCTCGTGGAGCCTGGTCAAGATCGGCACGACAGCCGCGCAGAAGCGGCTGTTCTTCAACCTGCGCAAGGTTAAGGGCCAGATCGCGGCGCTTGATGACGGTTCCCTGCATCCCGACCAGATCGCGCAGATCGCGACGACGCTGAATGTCACCGAGGCCGATGTGGTGTCGATGAATGCGCGGCTGTCGGGCGATGCGTCGCTCAATTCGCCGATGCGGGCCGACGAGGGCGCGTCGGAGTGGCAGGACTGGCTGGTGGACGATACCCCGAGCCAGGAAACCACGCTGGGCGAGAGCGAGGAATATTCCGAGCGCATGGGCCTGCTGAACAATGCCATGACCGTGCTCAACGAGCGCGAAAAGGCGATCTTCCATGCCCGCCGCCTGCAGGAAAATCCGGCAACGCTGGAAGAGCTGGCGCAGCAGTATGATGTCAGCCGCGAGCGCATCCGCCAGATCGAGGTTCGCGCCTTCGAGAAGGTTCAGGACGCAGTGCGGGAAGCGGCGCGCAGCGCGGCTTAA
- a CDS encoding aminoglycoside phosphotransferase family protein, translated as MSAAVRFPVPDIVRRRAESEGEASIAWLAKLDDDLTSLEQEWGLTIGQALPGGTVGFVAEATDAEGNPFIVKVCSPPAHDGGHEAAILGAAAGKGYARLIRHDEARHAILIEELGESLEAADLPYRTKVDAICATLLQAWMPVPAHLTLPTGEEKANSLAMFILRTAHALGQPCAQNVIETALMYCRDRAAAWRPANAVLAHGDPHPGNTLAVPNEPGHFRFIDPEGLAIEPAYDLGVVLRAWHEGIEGRHAHDIARSHAHHLTTRTQVPAEAIWQWGYIERVSTGLHLMELGEMTKGREFLTVAEAITL; from the coding sequence ATGTCGGCCGCGGTCCGGTTCCCCGTTCCCGACATCGTCCGCCGCCGCGCCGAGAGCGAAGGCGAGGCCAGCATCGCCTGGCTGGCCAAACTTGACGACGACCTGACTAGCCTCGAACAGGAGTGGGGCCTGACCATCGGCCAGGCGTTGCCCGGCGGCACAGTCGGCTTTGTGGCCGAGGCGACCGACGCCGAGGGCAACCCATTCATCGTCAAGGTCTGCAGTCCGCCAGCGCATGACGGCGGGCATGAGGCCGCCATACTCGGCGCCGCTGCGGGCAAGGGCTATGCCCGCCTGATCCGCCACGATGAGGCGCGTCACGCCATTCTGATCGAAGAGCTGGGCGAAAGCCTCGAGGCAGCAGACCTACCCTACCGCACCAAGGTCGACGCCATCTGCGCCACGCTGCTCCAGGCCTGGATGCCTGTCCCAGCTCACCTGACGCTGCCGACCGGCGAGGAAAAAGCGAACAGCCTCGCCATGTTCATCCTGAGGACCGCACACGCGCTCGGCCAGCCCTGCGCACAGAATGTGATCGAGACCGCGCTGATGTATTGCCGTGATCGCGCAGCAGCCTGGCGCCCGGCCAATGCCGTGCTCGCCCACGGCGACCCTCACCCGGGCAACACGCTGGCCGTACCGAACGAACCCGGCCATTTCCGCTTCATCGACCCCGAAGGCCTCGCCATCGAACCCGCCTACGACCTCGGCGTCGTGCTGCGCGCCTGGCACGAGGGCATCGAGGGTCGCCACGCCCACGACATTGCCCGCAGCCATGCCCATCACCTCACCACCCGCACGCAGGTGCCCGCGGAGGCCATCTGGCAATGGGGCTATATCGAGCGCGTCTCGACCGGGCTCCACCTCATGGAGCTCGGCGAAATGACCAAGGGCCGCGAATTCCTGACGGTTGCCGAAGCGATAACGCTCTAG
- a CDS encoding zinc-binding metallopeptidase family protein produces the protein MKLFVCDHCGNTVYFENARCERCGHQLGYIPDRNALVSLTRSDGTWSTPAFPDQRYVFCANAQFAACNWLVPAQHGGDVYCAACRHNETIPAIDDPRNLARWQTIERAKKRLFYSLLRLDLPLQTRNENPAHGLSFRFLADMPVAAMPVMTGHENGIVTIALAEADDAEREYRRASMGEPYRTLLGHFRHEIGHHYWDLLVDHQPAQDRFRALFGDETVDYNLALQTYYANGAPQGWPQTHISAYATAHPWEDFAETFAHYLHITDTVEMASAFGVRARPRTQDRHLSVEPASFDSYMEPDLGVTIDHWIPLASMLNNLNRAMGHQDAYPFILTSKVIEKLAFINSLVHGAPVQAQMAQLNAVG, from the coding sequence ATGAAACTCTTCGTCTGCGACCACTGCGGCAATACCGTCTATTTCGAGAATGCCCGCTGCGAGCGCTGTGGCCATCAACTCGGCTACATCCCCGATCGCAATGCCCTCGTGTCGCTGACCAGGTCCGACGGCACATGGTCGACGCCAGCCTTTCCCGATCAGCGCTATGTCTTCTGCGCCAATGCGCAATTTGCCGCCTGCAACTGGCTGGTGCCCGCTCAACACGGCGGCGACGTCTACTGCGCCGCCTGTCGGCACAACGAGACAATCCCCGCTATCGACGATCCACGGAACCTGGCGCGCTGGCAGACCATCGAACGTGCCAAGAAGCGCCTGTTCTATTCCCTGCTTCGGCTCGATCTTCCGCTTCAAACGCGCAACGAAAACCCCGCGCACGGCCTGAGCTTCCGCTTCCTGGCTGATATGCCGGTCGCCGCTATGCCCGTCATGACCGGTCATGAAAACGGCATCGTCACCATCGCTCTGGCCGAAGCCGACGACGCCGAACGCGAATACCGCCGCGCCAGCATGGGCGAGCCGTACCGCACCCTCCTCGGACACTTCCGCCACGAGATCGGCCATCACTACTGGGATCTGCTGGTCGATCATCAGCCGGCGCAAGACCGCTTTCGCGCGCTCTTCGGCGACGAAACCGTGGACTACAATCTCGCGCTCCAGACATATTACGCCAATGGTGCGCCCCAAGGCTGGCCGCAAACCCACATCAGCGCCTATGCCACCGCCCATCCGTGGGAGGACTTCGCCGAGACCTTCGCCCACTATCTCCACATCACCGACACGGTGGAGATGGCCTCGGCCTTCGGCGTCCGCGCGCGACCACGGACCCAAGATCGGCATCTGTCCGTCGAGCCTGCCAGCTTCGACTCCTATATGGAGCCCGATCTGGGCGTGACGATCGACCACTGGATTCCCTTGGCGTCGATGCTCAACAACCTCAATCGCGCCATGGGTCACCAGGATGCCTACCCCTTCATCCTCACCTCTAAGGTTATCGAGAAGCTGGCTTTCATCAACAGCCTGGTCCACGGCGCGCCGGTGCAGGCGCAGATGGCGCAACTCAACGCGGTCGGGTGA
- a CDS encoding YHS domain-containing (seleno)protein — MLAFVLPLLGTVSAALAPAQAQSVVTLIVTDPLTGIGLSGTDPVSYFTEPIPLAGRSDHEFIWQNVPWYFATAANRDIFAGNPDIYAPQFGGHDAMGVARGFVSDSDPRIYAVFKQRLYMFYSAANREAFLLAPDAAGRAAEERWPELAKNLSIN; from the coding sequence ATGCTCGCCTTTGTTCTGCCGCTATTGGGCACGGTTTCGGCCGCACTCGCCCCGGCACAGGCACAGTCAGTGGTCACGCTCATCGTCACCGATCCACTGACCGGCATCGGCCTCTCGGGCACCGACCCGGTGAGCTATTTCACCGAGCCCATCCCCCTTGCCGGTCGCTCCGACCACGAATTCATCTGGCAGAATGTACCGTGGTACTTCGCCACCGCTGCCAATCGCGACATCTTCGCGGGCAATCCCGATATCTATGCGCCGCAGTTCGGCGGCCACGATGCCATGGGCGTGGCACGCGGTTTTGTCTCCGATAGCGACCCGCGCATCTACGCCGTGTTCAAGCAGCGGCTCTACATGTTCTATTCCGCCGCCAACCGCGAAGCCTTCCTGCTGGCGCCCGATGCCGCCGGGCGTGCCGCCGAGGAACGCTGGCCCGAGCTGGCCAAGAACCTGTCGATCAACTGA
- a CDS encoding amino acid ABC transporter permease, producing MPRWLSLMLDSLPSLLWACLQFTVPLTLLSFALGLGVGFLAAVTRLFGPWPLSAFVRFYVWIIRGTPLLVQLFLIFYGLPSVGIVLDAFPAALIGFTLNVGAYTSEIIRAVLLAVPKGQWEAAYSIGMTWPQAMRRTILPQATRIAVPPLSNTFISLVKDTSLAAAITVPELFRAGQRIVATTYEPLILYVEVALIYLVVSSVLSSLQARVERRFSRYGGYIEAAS from the coding sequence ATGCCACGCTGGCTCTCCCTGATGCTGGACTCTCTGCCGTCCCTGCTCTGGGCATGCCTGCAGTTCACCGTGCCGCTGACCCTGCTGTCCTTCGCACTCGGGCTCGGCGTCGGCTTTCTCGCGGCGGTTACCCGCCTCTTTGGCCCCTGGCCACTATCGGCCTTTGTGCGCTTCTATGTCTGGATCATCCGCGGCACGCCGCTGCTGGTGCAGCTCTTCCTGATCTTTTATGGCCTGCCCAGCGTCGGCATCGTGCTCGATGCTTTCCCAGCCGCGCTGATCGGCTTCACGCTCAATGTCGGCGCCTATACGTCCGAAATCATCCGCGCCGTGCTGCTCGCCGTGCCCAAGGGCCAGTGGGAAGCCGCCTATTCCATTGGCATGACCTGGCCGCAGGCCATGCGCCGCACCATCCTGCCCCAGGCCACGCGCATCGCCGTGCCGCCGCTGTCCAACACCTTCATTTCGCTGGTCAAGGACACCTCCCTCGCGGCAGCCATCACCGTGCCCGAACTGTTCCGCGCCGGCCAGCGCATCGTCGCCACCACCTACGAGCCTCTGATCCTCTATGTCGAGGTCGCGCTGATTTACCTCGTCGTCAGCTCGGTCCTGTCGAGCCTGCAGGCCCGCGTCGAAAGGCGCTTCTCCCGCTATGGCGGCTATATCGAGGCTGCGTCATGA
- a CDS encoding LysE family translocator: MSIEFLITTLIVVVSPGTGALYTIAAGLSRGGKASLWAAFGCTLGIVPHMLAAITGLAAILHTSALAFEIIKYAGVVYLLYMAWATLKETGALSVEGDQEAKSVGKVIVESILINILNPKLSIFFFAFLPQFVPAATPNALNRMLELSGVFMAMTFVVFALYGLFAAAIRGHVISRPDIMVWMRRTFAGAFVLLGAKLALTER, encoded by the coding sequence ATGAGTATCGAATTTCTGATCACAACACTGATCGTGGTGGTCTCGCCGGGGACCGGGGCACTCTACACGATCGCCGCCGGATTGAGCCGGGGTGGCAAGGCCAGTCTATGGGCGGCGTTTGGCTGCACGCTGGGCATCGTGCCGCATATGCTGGCGGCGATCACCGGGCTGGCGGCGATCCTTCACACCAGCGCGCTAGCCTTCGAGATCATCAAATATGCCGGTGTGGTCTATCTGCTCTACATGGCCTGGGCAACGCTGAAGGAGACCGGGGCGCTGAGCGTCGAAGGCGATCAGGAGGCGAAATCGGTCGGGAAGGTGATCGTCGAGTCGATCCTGATCAACATCCTCAATCCTAAGCTTTCGATCTTCTTCTTTGCGTTCCTGCCGCAGTTCGTGCCGGCAGCGACGCCCAATGCGCTGAACCGCATGCTGGAGTTGAGCGGGGTGTTCATGGCCATGACCTTTGTGGTCTTTGCCCTATACGGACTGTTCGCGGCAGCCATACGCGGGCACGTGATCTCCCGTCCTGACATCATGGTATGGATGCGCCGGACGTTTGCCGGGGCGTTTGTGCTGCTCGGCGCCAAACTTGCCCTTACGGAGCGATAG